A window of Microcoleus sp. bin38.metabat.b11b12b14.051 genomic DNA:
GCCTGGTATTCCGGGTACAATTCGGGTTTCGCGCTTTGAATTTGAGGGGAACACGGCTTTTAGCGATCGCGAACTAGCAGAAGTTACGCAACAATTTGTGGGGCGCGATATCACCTTTGCGGAACTGATCGCAGCAGAAGCGGCTGTTACTCAAAAATACGTAGCAGCAGGATACATCAATTCCGGGGCTGTAATTCCCGCGAACCAAACCTTTCCCAGAGAAGGAGGCGCGGTAAAAATTCGGATTGTCGAAGGCGGGCTAGATGAAATTCAGATTGCAGGAAACAGGCGCTTAAATACAAATTACGTGCGATCGCGCTTGGAGCGCGCCACCAGACGGCCGCTCAACCGCGATCGACTGCTAGAAGCCTTGCAAATGCTGCAACTCGACCCATTAATTGCCAATGTTTCCGCCGAATTGCAAGCAGGAAGCCGCCCGGAAAACAGCCGTTTAGAAGTGCGGATCAAAGAAGCAGACAGCCTCAGCGGCGAAGTTTTCCTCGACAACAACCGATCGCCCAGCGTCGGCAGTTTTCGGCGCGGCGTGCGGATAAATCAAGCAAATTTGCTCGGTTTGGGCGACGGGTTAGAGCTATCCTATGCTAACACCGACGGCAGCAACGAATTCACCGGCAGCTACACAGTTCCCGTCAACGCGCGCAACGGCACAATTCGGTTTGCTGCGAGCACAGCGAACACCAACGTGATCGAAGCACCCTTCGATGCTGCGGACATCGAGGGGAAATCGCGCACCTACGAATTAACTTACCGCCAGCCGATCGTCGAAAAGCCCGATCGCAATGCGGCTGTGGGAGTGACGCTTTCGCGGCAAGAAAGCGACACATTCCTGACTGGACAAAGATTTGCGCTATCAGCGGGAGCCAACGAGCGCGGAGAAACAAGGGTTTCGGCGGTGCGGTTTTTTCAAGAATACGTGCAGCGGAATACCAGACAAGTGATAGCAGCGCGATCGCAGTTTTCCATCGGTACCGATTTTTTAGGCGCTACCGTGAATAACAGCAGCCCAGACAGCCGCTTTTTAGCGTGGCGCGGACAAGCGCAGTACGTGAGGCTGCTAGGGCCAGAAACCTTGCTGATAGTGAGATCCGACATTCAATTAGCCGATCGCCCGCTGCTGTCGCTAGAACAAATCGGCATCGGTGGCGTCCAAAGCGTGCGCGGATACAGACAAGACTTGCTCTTAACTGATAGCGGTGCGATCGCCAGTGCGGAAGTAAGAATTCCAATATGGCGAGCGCCCCAAGTTAAAGGATTGTTGCAAATTGCCCCATTTGTCGATTTTGGAGTAGGCTGGAACCATTCAGGAGAAAAGCCAAATCCCGACTCTGATAAATTACTAGGTGCAGGTTTAGGGTTAATTTGGCAAATGGGCGATCGATTGAACGTGCGTCTCGACTACGGTATTCCTTTGATCAAAGCGCGATCGTCAGGCGATCGAACCTTCCAAGAAAAAGGCATCTACTTTCGGATTAACTACTTTCCCTTCTAGATTAGAAACCCACCCAAAAAATAGGTTCGTAGTGCGGACTTTAAGTCCGCATCAAAAAACTAGCAGATAAAACGGTAAAACCCAAAAAATAGGAGCCGTGAGGAGTGAGCGTCCACATCAAAAAACTAAGATTAGTGTGACAAAAGATTGCCACCAATAAATCTTATGTTTGTCGATAATAATATTGCCAGAGGGTGCCGAGCTTTTAAATTGTCAATAAGTAGCTAAAGATTGTTCGTAGCGCCACAGCGGCTCGACTGCGAACGCTCAAACAAAAAAATAGGTTCGATCGTTCGGAATGCAAGTCCGCATCAAAAGACTCAAGTCCGGATGAGCTAAGGCTGCTAAATGTTATTTAGAGGATTTTTTTATGCGTCGCTTGCATTCCTGCTTAATGTTTGCCTTCCTGCTGCTTTTTCCCGTTCCTGCGATCGCCCAAATCATCCCAGATGGGAGCTTGGGCGCCGAAAATTCGCGGATTGTTCCCGATAATATCAACAATTTGCCGATCGATCGCGTGACGGGCGGCGCAACTCGCGGCATCAACCTATTTCACAGCTTGCGGGAATTTAACATTAACGAAGGGCGGGGAGCCTATTTTGAAAACCCTAACGGTATCGCGAACATCTTCACCAGAGTTACGGGCGGTAACTCATCAAATATTTTAGGAACTCTGGGCGTTTTGGGCAATGCCAACTTATTTTTGATTAACCCCAAAGGCATTATTTTCGGTCAGAATGCGCGGTTAGATTTGCGCGGTTCGTTTCTGGCTTCCTCGGCTGCGGGCGTTGTGTTTAATAATGGTTTTGAATTCAGCGCCGCTAATCCCAATCCAGTAGCTTTGTTGGCGATTAATATTCCTGTGGGCTTGAGATTTCGAGACAATCCCGGCGCAATTGTCAACGGTTCGAGAGTTACTCAAAACATAGAAGGTACGACTCTTCCAGTAGGTTTGGCTGTTGCTCCCGGTCAAACCTTAGCCTTGGTAGGGGGAGATGTAATTTTTAATAATGGTTTTGCCAGCGCTTTTAGTGGCAACATTCAATTAGGAAGCGTGGCGAGTCCGGGTGCAGTCAGCTTCAAAATTGCGCCGGCAGGATTGGGTTTAGACTATACAAGTGCGGCTAATTTTGGCACCATCGAATTATCGGGTTTGTCGGCGGTGACAGCGAGCGGGCCTGCTGGTGGTGCGATCGCACTCCGGGGAGGAAATGTAATTTTGCGCGATCGGGCTTCCCTGGTATCCGATACACTAGGAAGTATCAACGGTCGCGATATTACAGTAGATGCAGCACAGTTAAGAATATTAGACAAAGCCTTTATTTCAACTGGTACTAGCGGGACGGGAGCCGGAGGAAATGTCAGCGTCCGCGCGACTGATGCTGTAGAAATTAAAGGAATTGGATTTGATAACTTTCGGCGCAATATCCTCGATGCCGGCGCAACAGGAACTTCTAGCTTTTTAACTCTGCAAAGCGGCATAGCTGTCGGGACAGTCGGCGCGGGTGCGGCGGGGAATATTACAGTTGATACCAAGCAATTAAGGCTCCGAGAAGGCGCGTTAATCATCAACCCGAGTTACGGTGCAGGAGCTGGGGGAAATGTGGCTATTAAAGCTTCTGAATCAGTCGAAATTAGCGAATCAGGGCTGTTCACCACCGCGATCGATCGAGGTAGTGGAGGCAATTTAACAGTTGATACCGCAAAGCTAACTGTGCGTAACGGGTCAGTTTTGTCAAGCGCAACTGTCGGTGCAGGTGATGGCGGAAACTTAACCGTGAGAGCTTCTGACTCGGTGGTACTCACAGAGTACCGATTAGAT
This region includes:
- a CDS encoding filamentous hemagglutinin N-terminal domain-containing protein; this translates as MRRLHSCLMFAFLLLFPVPAIAQIIPDGSLGAENSRIVPDNINNLPIDRVTGGATRGINLFHSLREFNINEGRGAYFENPNGIANIFTRVTGGNSSNILGTLGVLGNANLFLINPKGIIFGQNARLDLRGSFLASSAAGVVFNNGFEFSAANPNPVALLAINIPVGLRFRDNPGAIVNGSRVTQNIEGTTLPVGLAVAPGQTLALVGGDVIFNNGFASAFSGNIQLGSVASPGAVSFKIAPAGLGLDYTSAANFGTIELSGLSAVTASGPAGGAIALRGGNVILRDRASLVSDTLGSINGRDITVDAAQLRILDKAFISTGTSGTGAGGNVSVRATDAVEIKGIGFDNFRRNILDAGATGTSSFLTLQSGIAVGTVGAGAAGNITVDTKQLRLREGALIINPSYGAGAGGNVAIKASESVEISESGLFTTAIDRGSGGNLTVDTAKLTVRNGSVLSSATVGAGDGGNLTVRASDSVVLTEYRLDSSFGTGIITNSIGGTGNAGNIEINTRSLLIEGGTSISSTSGVTSRNGVIPAVGRGGNLTVNATDSVTLTGNSKSDSLSAARIARSQLITGTVAGGNSGDLRINTRRLTVEGTAAIGASTLGAGNGGNIIINASESVKLIGTKDNFSANGIATASGETVYQTLFQLAPPTGAAGNISIATPRLTVRDGATIAVGSLGSGRTVDVKQLIFRQ
- a CDS encoding ShlB/FhaC/HecB family hemolysin secretion/activation protein; the protein is MKLYPMACQSHKLFLIAGIFGLVWLGKPAKTSASTVEILTANVEDLAAARGEADRPWRSTDTNLDTRQDLTNVDRETQLPEPTPDLQPEVANSDSGGLSTNTPETELSQSERKLETSMDADRDSQQISNPVTSELTPSAIAVPARETIALPPLNYDRSIGQLPNPVQPREPELPPPTLPQPPPQPPLQPSVPIPVPGDVRPGIPGTIRVSRFEFEGNTAFSDRELAEVTQQFVGRDITFAELIAAEAAVTQKYVAAGYINSGAVIPANQTFPREGGAVKIRIVEGGLDEIQIAGNRRLNTNYVRSRLERATRRPLNRDRLLEALQMLQLDPLIANVSAELQAGSRPENSRLEVRIKEADSLSGEVFLDNNRSPSVGSFRRGVRINQANLLGLGDGLELSYANTDGSNEFTGSYTVPVNARNGTIRFAASTANTNVIEAPFDAADIEGKSRTYELTYRQPIVEKPDRNAAVGVTLSRQESDTFLTGQRFALSAGANERGETRVSAVRFFQEYVQRNTRQVIAARSQFSIGTDFLGATVNNSSPDSRFLAWRGQAQYVRLLGPETLLIVRSDIQLADRPLLSLEQIGIGGVQSVRGYRQDLLLTDSGAIASAEVRIPIWRAPQVKGLLQIAPFVDFGVGWNHSGEKPNPDSDKLLGAGLGLIWQMGDRLNVRLDYGIPLIKARSSGDRTFQEKGIYFRINYFPF